One Perca flavescens isolate YP-PL-M2 chromosome 9, PFLA_1.0, whole genome shotgun sequence genomic window carries:
- the LOC114561852 gene encoding granzyme G-like: MSIHCQLLILILVLTLDDQVHTGEIIGGREAVPHSRPYMVLLERSMQDGETRHCGGFLLNEDFVMTAAHCQASSYTVVLGVHNFRNSNELQRISVEQAFPHKEYNETDFNNDIMLLKLSAKAKLSKNVQPIALAGRGDGSPKSCIVSGWGRTDENIPYMSVVLMEVNVTLIESKQCPTNNMYCSKGVTGPGKGDSGGPLVCEDGKAYGVVSHDFRSESGGPVIHCFAKIPD, translated from the exons atgtctatccactgtcaacTGCTAATACTGATACTTGTACTGACTCTTGATGATCAAG TTCATACAGGGGAAATCATTGGAGGTCGGGAGGCTGTGCCACATAGCAGACCCTACATGGTGCTTTTGGAGCGGAGCATGCAGGATGGTGAAACAAGACACTGCGGTGGCTTCCTTCTGAATGAGGATTTTGTGATGACTGCAGCCCACTGCCAAGCCAG TTCCTACACAGTCGTACTAGGAGTTCACAATTTCCGTAACAGTAATGAATTACAGCGTATATCTGTGGAGCAAGCATTTCCACATAAAGAGTACAATGAAACTGATtttaacaatgacatcatgctTCTCAAG TTGAGCGCCAAGGCAAAATTGAGCAAAAATGTGCAACCCATTGCTCTCGCAGGCCGAGGTGATGGCTCGCCAAAATCATGTATAGTGTCCGGCTGGGGAAGAACTGACGAGAATATACCTTATATGTCTGTTGTACTCATGGAAGTCAATGTAACACTGATTGAGAGTAAGCAGTGTCCTACTAACAACATGTACTGTTCTAAGGGAGTAACTGGACCTGGTAAG GGAGACTCTGGAGGTCCACTGGTCTGTGAAGATGGGAAGGCGTACGGTGTGGTGTCCCACGACTTTCGATCAGAATCAGGTGGCCCGGTAATCCATTGTTTCGCTAAGATTCCTGACTAG
- the LOC114561853 gene encoding granzyme B-like, with translation MSIHCQLLILILPLTLGIQVHTGELIECQEAVPHSRPYMVHMERSMQDGETRHCGGFLLNEDFVMTAAHCQASSYTALLGVHNVSNSNGVQRISVEQTFPHEDYNETDLNNDIMLLKLSTKAKFSANVGHIALADQGDGSLPKSCILSGWGTTVKNISYMSAVLMEVNVTLNDSKQCPNTNLYCSEGETGPGKGDSGIPLVCENGKAYGLVSHNFRPPSGGPEIKGCTKIPEHRSWIDSTI, from the exons atgtctatccactgtcaacTGCTAATACTGATACTTCCACTGACTCTTGGTATCCAAG TTCATACAGGGGAACTCATTGAATGTCAGGAGGCTGTGCCACATAGCAGACCCTACATGGTGCATATGGAGCGGAGCATGCAGGATGGTGAGACAAGACACTGCGGTGGCTTCCTTCTGAATGAGGATTTTGTGATGACTGCAGCCCACTGCCAAGCCAG TTCCTACACAGCCTTACTAGGAGTTCACAATGTCAGTAACAGTAATGGAGTACAGCGTATATCTGTGGAGCAAACATTTCCACATGAAGACTACAATGAAACCGATTTAAACaatgacataatgcttcttaag TTGAGCACCAAGGCAAAATTCAGCGCAAATGTGGGACACATTGCTCTCGCAGACCAAGGTGATGGCTCTCTGCCAAAATCATGTATACTCTCTGGTTGGGGAACAACAGTCAAGAATATAAGTTATATGTCTGCCGTACTCATGGAAGTCAATGTAACACTGAATGACAGTAAGCAGTGTCCTAATACCAACTTGTACTGCTCTGAGGGAGAAACTGGACCTGGTAAG GGAGATTCTGGTATTCCACTGGTCTGTGAAAATGGAAAGGCGTACGGGTTGGTGTCCCACAACTTCCGACCACCCTCAGGTGGCCCGGAAATTAAAGGTTGTACCAAAATTCCTGAACACAGAAGCTGGATCGATTCAAccatttaa
- the LOC114561849 gene encoding granzyme B(G,H)-like yields MYLIKHCPTHALKGTETSPHECGSKPHHLHMQTTHPNTRKHLKTEPVSDVSHCFSGAQLDCDRTMSIHCQLLILILALTLDGQVRTGEIIGGREAAAHSRPYMVLLEGRMPSGKTKHCGGFLLNEDFVMTAAHCMACSYIVLLGVHNFHNNNGIQRISVVQTFPRKDYNETDFRNDIMLLKLSSKAKFSPNVQPIALAGQGDGSLPTSCIVSGWGRTDKDKKYMSVVLMEANVTISTECEKEKSYCTEGETGPGNGDSGGPLVCEDGKAYGVVSSGYLNKYSYAKIPDYISWIDLIMNKQ; encoded by the exons ATGTACTTAATTAAACATTGTCCCACTCATGCTCTGAAGGGGACAGAGACTTCCCCTCATGAATGTGGTTCAAAGCCACATCATTTGCATATGCAGACGACCCACCCTAATACAagaaagcatttaaagactgaACCTGTCAGTGATGTGAGCCACTGCTTTTCAGGAGCTCAGCTGGACTGTGATCGCaccatgtctatccactgtcaacTGCTAATACTGATACTTGCTCTGACTCTTGATGGTCAAG TTCGTACAGGGGAAATCATTGGAGGTCGGGAGGCTGCGGCACATAGCAGACCCTACATGGTGCTTTTGGAGGGGCGCATGCCGAGTGGTAAAACAAAACACTGCGGTGGCTTTCTTCTGAATGAGGATTTTGTGATGACTGCAGCCCACTGCATGGCCTG TTCCTACATAGTCCTACTAGGAGTTCACAATTTCCATAACAATAATGGAATCCAGCGTATATCTGTGGTACAAACATTTCCACGTAAAGACTACAATGAAACTGATTTCAGGaatgacataatgcttcttaag TTGAGCTCCAAGGCAAAATTCAGCCCAAATGTGCAACCTATTGCTCTCGCAGGCCAAGGTGATGGCTCTCTGCCAACATCATGTATAGTCTCCGGCTGGGGAAGAACTGACAAGGACAAAAAATACATGTCTGTCGTACTCATGGAAGCCAATGTAACAATAAGTACGGAGTGTGAAAAGGAAAAATCATACTGCACTGAGGGAGAGACTGGACCTGGTAAT GGAGACTCCGGAGGTCCACTGGTCTGTGAAGATGGAAAGGCGTACGGTGTGGTGTCCTCAGGTTACCTAAACAAATATAGTTATGCTAAGATTCCTGACTACATAAGCTGGATCGATTTGATTATGAACAAACAATGA